A DNA window from Vicinamibacterales bacterium contains the following coding sequences:
- a CDS encoding integrase core domain-containing protein: protein MDTLPPPLAFFVLLFAGWVNRQQQAVIDYLLEENRVLPAAHGSRRFRLTDDQRRRLAVKGQVLGRRRLADIAGIVTPDTILRWYRRLVAAKYDGSQTRRPGRPPTTPDIAALVVRMATENPTWGYTRIRGGLKRLGHAVARNTIKAILNDHGIEPAPERGTKTPWKTFLAAHWDGLAAADFFTVEVLTMRGLVRYVVCFVMKLKTRTVKIAGITRQPDEAWMMQVARNLTDAHDGFLRGVTHLILDRDPLYPAAFRRLLRRSGVTPLVLPAWRPNLNAFAEQFVRSVKSECLERIVPLGEGHLRAAVRAFVEHYRAERPHQGLGNEIIAPKTPSIGTGPVTCRARLGGVLKFYDREAA, encoded by the coding sequence ATGGACACGCTGCCTCCCCCGCTCGCCTTCTTCGTCCTGCTCTTCGCCGGCTGGGTCAACCGGCAGCAGCAGGCCGTCATTGACTACCTGCTCGAGGAGAACCGTGTCCTCCCTGCCGCGCACGGTTCCCGACGGTTTCGTCTCACCGACGACCAGCGGCGCCGCCTGGCCGTGAAAGGCCAGGTTCTCGGCCGGCGCCGCCTCGCCGACATCGCCGGCATCGTCACGCCCGACACCATCCTCCGGTGGTATCGGCGGCTCGTCGCCGCGAAGTACGACGGCTCACAAACGCGCCGCCCGGGGCGCCCGCCCACCACGCCGGACATCGCCGCGCTCGTCGTCCGCATGGCGACCGAGAACCCGACCTGGGGCTACACCCGTATCCGCGGCGGGCTGAAGCGGCTCGGCCACGCCGTGGCGCGCAACACCATCAAGGCGATCCTCAACGACCACGGCATCGAGCCCGCACCGGAGCGCGGCACGAAGACGCCCTGGAAGACATTCCTGGCCGCCCATTGGGACGGTCTCGCGGCGGCCGACTTCTTCACCGTCGAGGTGCTGACCATGCGCGGACTGGTCCGCTACGTCGTCTGCTTCGTCATGAAGCTCAAGACCCGCACGGTGAAGATCGCCGGGATCACGCGTCAGCCGGACGAGGCCTGGATGATGCAGGTCGCCCGGAACCTGACCGACGCGCACGACGGCTTCCTGCGCGGCGTGACGCACCTCATCCTGGACCGCGACCCGCTCTACCCCGCCGCCTTTCGGCGCCTGCTCCGGCGCAGTGGCGTGACGCCCCTGGTCCTGCCGGCCTGGAGGCCCAATTTGAACGCGTTTGCCGAGCAATTTGTGCGGTCCGTCAAATCCGAGTGCCTGGAGCGGATCGTGCCACTTGGCGAAGGGCACCTCCGGGCGGCCGTCCGCGCGTTTGTCGAGCATTATCGTGCGGAGCGGCCGCACCAAGGTCTGGGCAATGAGATCATCGCCCCCAAGACACCGTCGATCGGCACCGGCCCGGTCACGTGCCGGGCCCGGCTTGGCGGCGTGCTCAAGTTCTATGACCGCGAGGCCGCGTAG